The following are encoded in a window of Streptomyces sp. Go-475 genomic DNA:
- a CDS encoding YrhB domain-containing protein, with protein MLSRDEAVAAAAEYLKTKAFPEKPDSVVMLPETAIRFPYGWTVRFDFKEHIDTGDPTQAPFTSLIVVPHDGTDPHFSPTYLPADKYMELRATGEWPHGWPPKRGH; from the coding sequence GTGCTGAGTCGTGACGAGGCCGTGGCGGCGGCCGCCGAATACCTGAAAACCAAGGCTTTCCCTGAGAAGCCCGATTCTGTAGTGATGCTGCCGGAAACAGCGATCCGGTTCCCTTACGGCTGGACCGTGCGCTTCGATTTCAAGGAACACATCGACACGGGCGACCCCACGCAGGCTCCGTTCACGTCGCTCATCGTGGTACCGCACGACGGCACCGATCCGCACTTCTCCCCGACCTACCTTCCGGCGGACAAGTACATGGAACTCCGCGCGACGGGTGAATGGCCCCATGGATGGCCGCCGAAGAGGGGGCACTGA
- a CDS encoding putative T7SS-secreted protein translates to MGVLDDIGGGLGRLKDGVNHGLNVLDDGVDAGKKVVGGGIDWGTDRLGDGLDRVGLKDAADAVEDWGDDIASDLGATPGEQQLGQTEEANELIHGNPEKIRSSAEHLRDFSAAFDKVGSGMKKVDSSAWRGKAGDAFREKFGVHPSKWLQAADACETAATALDAYAGTVKWAQQQAQEAIELYARGKSASEKAIGEYNQKVDAYNAKVRADQDPGPTPGPFHDPGKETIRQAREKLARARAQRNTAAGDAEAGIRKALAHAPAEPPPLDRLTGNVVDGLVATGVELNHVVGGVVKGTAGLVSFARGLNPVDPYNLTHPAEYLQNISLTLSGLVSTAAHPERALNAAVDGFKKDPSEFIGRLVPELIGTKGAGLARGGLRAAVREGMETGAGAAKGVPDGAKVADEAADAAPKDWSDLARSTDHVKEKAIHYDSVDPQKAQEFLDSEYPWLKGVNNTDTPGYRDNCSHNVVSVDRRLDGVEVSAAPKLQPDHIPPEQLGLKDRAKGHYDMVKSYDDIIRDLQARGEGSRSAVYVSRPDGSAHVFNAVNTKHGVVFLDGQSGTLGILEKNVSSIGHIPYRDGSS, encoded by the coding sequence AGAAGGTGGTCGGCGGGGGCATCGACTGGGGCACCGACCGGCTCGGTGACGGACTTGACCGGGTCGGCCTGAAGGATGCCGCGGACGCGGTGGAGGACTGGGGCGACGACATCGCGTCCGACCTCGGCGCCACACCGGGGGAGCAGCAGCTCGGCCAGACCGAGGAGGCCAACGAGCTGATCCACGGCAACCCGGAGAAGATCCGGAGCAGTGCCGAGCACCTTCGGGACTTCTCCGCCGCCTTCGACAAGGTCGGCTCGGGGATGAAGAAGGTCGACTCCTCCGCCTGGCGTGGCAAGGCCGGGGACGCCTTCCGTGAGAAGTTCGGCGTCCACCCCTCGAAGTGGCTCCAGGCCGCCGACGCATGCGAAACCGCCGCCACCGCGCTGGACGCCTACGCCGGCACGGTGAAGTGGGCGCAGCAGCAGGCGCAGGAGGCCATCGAGTTGTACGCGCGTGGCAAGAGCGCGTCCGAGAAGGCCATCGGGGAGTACAACCAGAAGGTCGACGCCTACAACGCCAAGGTGCGGGCGGACCAGGACCCCGGCCCCACTCCCGGGCCGTTCCACGACCCCGGCAAGGAGACCATCCGGCAGGCGCGGGAGAAGCTGGCCCGGGCCCGGGCTCAGCGGAACACCGCCGCCGGTGACGCCGAGGCGGGCATCAGGAAGGCCCTCGCCCACGCCCCGGCGGAGCCGCCACCGCTGGACCGCCTGACCGGCAACGTGGTCGACGGTCTCGTGGCGACCGGCGTCGAGCTCAACCACGTCGTGGGCGGTGTCGTCAAGGGCACCGCGGGCCTGGTCAGCTTCGCCCGCGGCCTGAACCCGGTCGACCCCTACAACCTGACCCACCCCGCGGAGTACCTCCAGAACATCTCCCTGACGCTCTCCGGCCTGGTCTCGACCGCGGCCCACCCCGAGCGCGCGCTGAACGCCGCCGTGGACGGCTTCAAGAAGGACCCGTCCGAGTTCATCGGCCGCCTGGTGCCCGAGCTCATCGGCACGAAGGGCGCGGGGCTGGCGCGGGGTGGTCTGCGCGCTGCCGTGAGGGAGGGGATGGAGACGGGAGCGGGAGCCGCGAAGGGCGTACCCGACGGTGCGAAGGTCGCGGACGAGGCCGCCGACGCGGCGCCCAAGGACTGGAGCGACCTCGCACGGTCGACGGACCACGTCAAGGAAAAAGCCATCCATTACGACTCCGTGGACCCACAGAAGGCCCAGGAGTTTCTGGACAGCGAATATCCGTGGTTGAAGGGCGTCAACAATACCGATACTCCTGGCTATCGAGACAACTGCAGCCATAACGTCGTCTCCGTGGACCGCAGGCTGGACGGGGTCGAGGTGAGTGCGGCGCCCAAGCTGCAGCCGGATCACATTCCCCCGGAGCAACTCGGCCTCAAGGACAGGGCCAAGGGGCACTATGACATGGTCAAGAGCTACGATGACATCATCCGAGACCTCCAGGCGCGCGGAGAGGGTTCGAGAAGCGCCGTGTACGTGAGCCGACCCGACGGCAGCGCCCACGTCTTCAATGCCGTGAACACCAAGCACGGGGTCGTTTTCCTCGACGGGCAGTCAGGAACCCTCGGAATACTGGAGAAAAATGTGTCATCGATCGGACACATTCCTTACCGCGATGGGAGCTCCTAA